From a single Candidatus Krumholzibacteriia bacterium genomic region:
- the hemG gene encoding protoporphyrinogen oxidase has product MPPSRTRVAVVGAGISGLALGFHLQRLGVEVQVLEERERAGGNIRSEHRQGYLCEWGPNGWLDNEPATARLVEALGMREQVVQASVAASRRWIVRHGKLRLLPEKPQAFLSSDVLSLRGRLRVLLEWAQPARRDGASESVFDFAARRIGREAAEVLVDAMVTGIYAGDSRRLDMECAFPRLREMERRHGGLFRAMAAKRRAARQASASGGGAPRHTGSAMGPGGTLTSFTDGMESIVHVLSSRLSEHLRLGTAVEGIEPVVVREAGVHRWRLALPGRGSLEAEHVVLASPAWKVAPLLRPLDPDLAGATERIPSAPVAVVCLGFAAPDLQHLTPGFGFLVPGCEGLPILGTLFDSWVFPHRSDARHILMRTMLGGARDPGAVEASDAELAERTLGTLRRLLGLRADPERVFVVRHPRGIPQYPVGHRHTLERIDTALTRHAGLHLSGNSYRGIAMNACIKEAEALAQRLAGI; this is encoded by the coding sequence ATGCCTCCCTCCCGCACGCGCGTCGCCGTCGTTGGCGCTGGGATCTCGGGGCTCGCCCTGGGGTTCCACCTGCAGCGCCTGGGCGTCGAGGTGCAGGTGCTGGAAGAGCGCGAGCGCGCCGGCGGCAACATCCGTAGCGAACACCGTCAAGGCTATCTGTGCGAGTGGGGTCCGAACGGCTGGCTCGACAACGAACCCGCCACGGCGCGCCTGGTGGAAGCGCTCGGAATGCGAGAGCAGGTAGTGCAGGCGAGCGTCGCCGCGAGCCGGCGCTGGATCGTGCGTCACGGCAAGCTGCGGCTTCTGCCAGAAAAACCACAGGCGTTCCTGAGCAGCGACGTCCTGAGCCTCCGTGGTCGGCTGCGCGTGCTCCTCGAATGGGCGCAGCCGGCGCGCCGGGATGGGGCCAGCGAATCGGTCTTCGACTTCGCCGCCCGGCGCATCGGCCGCGAAGCTGCCGAGGTTCTCGTCGACGCCATGGTGACCGGCATCTACGCCGGGGACTCGCGCCGGCTCGACATGGAATGCGCCTTCCCGCGCCTACGCGAGATGGAGCGCCGCCACGGCGGCCTCTTCCGAGCCATGGCGGCAAAGCGGCGCGCAGCGCGCCAGGCGAGCGCCTCGGGCGGTGGCGCCCCTCGCCATACTGGTAGCGCCATGGGCCCAGGCGGCACGCTCACCTCTTTCACCGACGGGATGGAGTCGATCGTGCACGTCCTGTCGAGTCGACTCTCCGAGCACCTGCGACTCGGGACCGCGGTGGAGGGCATCGAACCCGTCGTCGTTCGGGAGGCCGGTGTACACCGCTGGCGCCTCGCGCTCCCTGGTCGCGGTAGCTTGGAAGCGGAGCATGTGGTGCTCGCGAGTCCGGCCTGGAAGGTGGCACCGCTGCTCCGGCCCCTCGACCCGGATCTCGCCGGCGCCACCGAGCGTATTCCCTCCGCGCCCGTGGCGGTCGTGTGTCTCGGCTTTGCAGCGCCGGACCTGCAGCACCTGACGCCAGGCTTCGGCTTCCTCGTGCCAGGGTGCGAAGGTCTCCCCATCTTGGGCACGCTCTTCGACAGCTGGGTGTTCCCGCATCGCTCCGACGCGCGCCACATTCTCATGCGGACGATGCTTGGCGGCGCCCGCGATCCCGGCGCCGTGGAGGCGAGCGACGCCGAGCTCGCGGAGCGCACTCTCGGCACCCTGCGCCGGCTCCTCGGCCTACGCGCCGACCCGGAGCGAGTCTTCGTCGTCCGCCATCCGCGCGGCATCCCGCAATACCCTGTCGGCCACCGGCATACGCTCGAGCGCATCGACACGGCGCTCACCCGCCACGCGGGCCTGCACCTCTCGGGGAATTCCTATCGCGGCATCGCCATGAATGCTTGCATCAAGGAAGCGGAAGCTCTGGCGCAGCGCCTTGCCGGCATCTGA
- a CDS encoding M48 family metalloprotease: MPAFPLTESVLRESFREFVPPVPLKPAYRLGLLLVALATVLLPVVYVAFTVLVAYGVGYYASHGVRILHGGAILYRLLVYLGPLAAGGILFLFMVKPLFARPLRRLEPIVLEAASQPLLFAFVESVRLAVRAPAPAQVAVDANVNASAAFRRGLVSFFGRDLRLTIGMPLLAGLSLRQLAGVLAHEFGHFSQGSGMRLTYLVRSVNGWFARVVYERDAWDAEIHRLSRQVEFRIGLVLYLARAMVWVTRKFLWLLMMAGHAIGTFMLRQMELDADRYEARVAGSTHFRSTALRMRVLSVAAQRAIGVLSDSWIEKRLCDDHAGLVVALAEKMPEDLRKKIESIEQPASLFDTHPADAARIESAMAEGAAGIFHLEGPASDLVVDFPGVSRAVTSAFYRDVHGIEPKPENLMTLPHFLEGMEELDADMEHAGRYFHGLFGIMHPVELPQRLPEPLEAEAEALLVLSHSRGAIELGLQALEAERQAAAAKKTVPNHSPPPLNEQVVADLRRVMSERFLAALALLATPSARQRLADAEAMTQEVERCYPVYLALAGMSKKLDEAIVVHNEAAAQLQRLHAESSDAEKRRALDGLEAVARWTRRLLEALREVPYPFEHAQGAITLEKFAQANLPAAVALEWTVLPQCASLVQLLSAVHLRVLGRLAAVAERVETELCPPAAMPDASSATPLQH, translated from the coding sequence GTGCCTGCGTTCCCGCTCACGGAGTCCGTTCTCCGCGAGTCTTTCCGGGAATTCGTGCCTCCCGTGCCGCTCAAGCCGGCCTACCGTCTGGGGCTCTTGCTCGTCGCACTGGCGACCGTGCTCCTGCCGGTCGTCTACGTGGCATTTACCGTTCTGGTGGCGTACGGAGTCGGTTACTACGCGTCGCACGGCGTCAGAATCCTGCACGGCGGCGCGATCCTCTACCGATTGCTCGTTTACCTCGGGCCGCTGGCAGCAGGAGGGATCCTGTTCCTGTTCATGGTCAAACCGCTCTTCGCCCGGCCGCTGCGGCGACTCGAGCCCATCGTGCTGGAAGCTGCGAGCCAGCCCCTCCTCTTCGCCTTCGTCGAGTCGGTGCGCCTGGCGGTACGGGCACCGGCGCCCGCCCAGGTGGCGGTGGATGCCAACGTCAATGCATCGGCGGCGTTCCGTCGCGGTCTGGTGAGCTTCTTCGGCCGCGATCTGCGCCTCACCATCGGCATGCCGCTCTTGGCCGGCCTCTCCCTGCGCCAGCTCGCCGGCGTCCTGGCCCACGAGTTCGGACACTTCTCGCAAGGCAGCGGCATGCGCCTCACCTACCTCGTCCGCTCGGTGAACGGCTGGTTCGCCCGCGTCGTCTACGAGCGGGACGCCTGGGATGCGGAGATCCATCGTCTCTCCCGACAAGTCGAGTTTCGGATCGGTCTCGTTCTCTACCTCGCCCGCGCCATGGTCTGGGTGACGCGCAAGTTCCTCTGGCTGCTCATGATGGCTGGGCACGCGATCGGCACCTTCATGCTCCGGCAGATGGAGCTCGATGCGGACCGCTACGAAGCACGGGTCGCCGGCAGCACTCACTTCCGTTCCACGGCTCTCCGCATGCGGGTGCTCTCGGTGGCGGCGCAACGGGCCATCGGCGTACTTTCCGATTCATGGATCGAGAAGCGACTCTGCGACGATCATGCGGGTCTGGTGGTGGCACTGGCGGAGAAGATGCCGGAGGACTTGCGTAAAAAGATCGAGAGCATCGAACAACCGGCCAGCCTTTTCGACACCCATCCTGCCGATGCGGCCCGCATCGAGAGCGCTATGGCCGAAGGCGCCGCTGGGATCTTTCACCTGGAGGGACCGGCGTCGGACCTCGTCGTCGATTTCCCGGGAGTCTCCCGCGCCGTCACCAGTGCCTTCTACCGTGATGTGCATGGCATCGAGCCCAAGCCGGAGAATCTGATGACGTTGCCACATTTCCTGGAAGGGATGGAGGAGCTGGATGCCGACATGGAGCACGCGGGTCGTTACTTCCACGGCTTGTTCGGGATCATGCATCCCGTGGAGCTGCCGCAGCGGCTACCGGAGCCACTGGAAGCGGAGGCCGAGGCCTTGCTGGTGCTCTCGCACTCCCGAGGCGCGATCGAATTGGGTTTGCAGGCTCTCGAAGCGGAGCGTCAGGCGGCCGCTGCCAAGAAGACCGTGCCGAACCACAGCCCCCCGCCTCTGAACGAGCAAGTAGTCGCCGACCTGCGTCGAGTCATGAGCGAACGCTTCCTGGCTGCCCTCGCGCTCCTCGCCACACCTTCCGCTCGCCAGCGCCTGGCGGACGCCGAGGCGATGACGCAGGAAGTGGAGCGTTGTTATCCCGTCTACCTTGCGCTGGCAGGGATGAGTAAGAAACTCGATGAAGCCATCGTCGTCCACAACGAGGCCGCTGCACAGCTGCAACGGTTGCACGCAGAGAGCAGTGACGCAGAAAAGCGCCGGGCCCTCGATGGCCTGGAAGCTGTCGCCCGCTGGACACGGCGGCTCCTCGAGGCGTTGCGCGAGGTGCCCTATCCATTCGAACATGCCCAAGGGGCGATCACTTTGGAGAAGTTCGCTCAGGCCAACCTGCCCGCGGCGGTAGCCCTCGAATGGACCGTGCTGCCCCAGTGCGCCAGCCTGGTGCAGCTGCTTTCGGCGGTCCATCTCCGCGTCCTTGGCCGCCTCGCTGCCGTCGCCGAGCGCGTCGAAACGGAGCTCTGCCCACCGGCGGCAATGCCGGACGCTTCGAGCGCGACTCCCCTGCAGCATTGA
- a CDS encoding PA0069 family radical SAM protein, which translates to MRRVDNPPNPFEPLEREWLDEPPPATLQIFADDSRAILSENSSPDLPFRWSINPYRGCFHACAYCYARPTHEYLGFGAGTDFESKIVVKPRAAELLRAAFMRPSWTGELIVFSGDTDCYQPLESRWRLTRRCLEVCAEFRNPVGIITKSPRVLRDLDLLQELHRRANVCVFLSIPFADDAVGRAIEPQAPPVSRRFEALLRLAEGGIPTGVSVAPIIPGLNDADIPRILERARAAGARYAQSVLLRLPGAALPVFLARLRTALPERARRVENHIRAVRGGKLNESRFFARQAGQGIYWEMIEKQWQLHKRRLGFETGRNGESESRPRTFVRPGAQARLF; encoded by the coding sequence ATGCGTCGCGTGGACAATCCTCCTAATCCCTTCGAGCCGCTGGAGCGTGAGTGGCTCGACGAGCCGCCTCCGGCGACACTCCAAATCTTCGCGGACGACAGCCGCGCCATCCTGAGCGAGAACTCCAGCCCGGATCTCCCCTTCCGCTGGAGCATCAACCCTTACCGCGGCTGCTTCCACGCCTGCGCTTACTGCTACGCGCGCCCCACTCACGAGTATCTCGGCTTCGGGGCCGGCACGGACTTCGAAAGCAAGATCGTGGTCAAGCCCCGGGCGGCCGAGCTCCTGCGTGCCGCCTTCATGCGCCCCTCCTGGACTGGCGAGCTCATCGTCTTCTCCGGCGACACCGATTGCTACCAACCGCTCGAGTCGCGCTGGCGGCTGACGCGGCGCTGCCTCGAGGTGTGCGCCGAGTTCCGCAACCCGGTCGGCATCATCACCAAATCTCCCCGCGTGCTCCGCGACCTCGACCTGCTGCAGGAGCTGCACCGCCGGGCCAACGTCTGCGTGTTCCTCAGCATCCCGTTCGCCGACGATGCCGTCGGCCGCGCCATCGAGCCGCAGGCACCGCCGGTGTCGAGGCGTTTCGAGGCTCTGCTCAGACTGGCGGAGGGGGGCATCCCCACCGGCGTTTCCGTGGCGCCGATCATCCCGGGATTGAACGACGCGGACATCCCCCGGATCCTGGAACGCGCCCGTGCGGCGGGAGCGCGGTACGCCCAGTCCGTGTTGCTGCGCTTGCCGGGTGCCGCGCTCCCCGTCTTCCTCGCGCGCCTGCGCACCGCCCTCCCCGAGCGGGCGCGCCGGGTCGAGAACCACATCCGCGCCGTACGCGGCGGCAAGCTGAACGAGTCCCGTTTTTTCGCGCGGCAGGCCGGTCAGGGCATCTACTGGGAGATGATCGAAAAGCAGTGGCAGCTGCACAAACGCCGTCTCGGCTTCGAGACGGGACGCAACGGCGAAAGCGAGAGCCGACCGCGGACCTTCGTCCGCCCCGGCGCGCAAGCTCGGCTGTTCTGA
- the rpiA gene encoding ribose-5-phosphate isomerase RpiA, giving the protein MEPKERAARSAVAVVRNGEILGLGSGSTAMRALQVLAERIRAEKLDVIGVPTSLATQKEAERLGIPLTTLELHPELDLAIDGADQVDARLAVIKGYGGALLREKIVARCARRVHLMVDTSKLADTLRLAVPVEVLPFAMGAAWRRLEALGGKPRLRLAGKAPYLSDNGNKILDVDFGAIEDPAALAARLDVLPGVMGHGLFVDLVDELHVGDTAASRVIRRTEVR; this is encoded by the coding sequence ATGGAGCCGAAGGAGCGTGCGGCGCGGTCGGCGGTGGCGGTGGTGCGAAACGGGGAGATCCTCGGGCTGGGATCGGGTTCGACGGCGATGCGGGCCCTGCAGGTGTTGGCCGAACGCATCCGCGCGGAGAAGCTCGACGTCATCGGCGTGCCCACGTCGCTGGCGACGCAGAAGGAGGCGGAGCGCCTAGGCATTCCGCTGACGACGCTGGAGTTGCACCCCGAGCTCGATCTCGCCATCGACGGCGCCGATCAAGTGGATGCGCGTCTCGCCGTCATCAAGGGCTACGGGGGGGCGCTGCTGCGCGAGAAGATCGTGGCGCGCTGCGCCCGGCGGGTTCACCTCATGGTGGACACGTCGAAACTGGCCGACACGCTGCGCCTCGCCGTCCCGGTCGAAGTACTGCCCTTCGCCATGGGTGCGGCCTGGCGGCGCCTCGAGGCTCTGGGAGGCAAGCCGCGTCTCCGTCTCGCCGGCAAGGCTCCCTATCTCTCCGACAACGGCAACAAGATCCTGGATGTCGACTTCGGCGCCATCGAGGATCCGGCCGCCTTGGCGGCCAGGCTCGATGTGCTCCCCGGCGTCATGGGTCACGGCCTCTTCGTCGACCTCGTGGACGAGCTGCACGTGGGCGACACGGCAGCGTCCCGTGTGATTCGCCGCACCGAAGTGCGTTGA